Sequence from the Candidatus Accumulibacter similis genome:
CGCTCGTGGCAAACCACGAGCCGCGAAGCGGCGAGCCTGTCGTCGAACCAGAGTTCGACGACCAGAGCCTGGCCCGAGGCGGCGAAGTCGTAGAGCAGTTGCTCGTAGAAGCGTCCCTGCGGGTTGTCCGTGCCGATCGCCGTGCCGGTGGCGGCCTTCCAGCCGACGCTTTCGACTTCGGCGCAGCGGCTGACCGCGGCACCGATCTCTCGCGGTTCGCGGATGACCCGCACGCTGAGCGAATGATCGCCGCTCCTGCGCTGGTAGCGGCGCAGGTTGCCGCGCAGCTTGCTCGGGCGAGCCTGCCAGTAGTCGATGAAGTCGCCTCCGGTGGCGACCGCCATCGTCAACTGGTGGCGGACCATGGTGCGCGGCAGGAGGAGACGACTCCAGTCAGGCTCGAACGCGGGGTCGATGGCGAGCAGATCGATCATCCACGCCTGGCCGGGCAGCGCCGGCATCAAGGTCTCGAGGCAGCGTGCGTCCTGGACGAGCAGTGCGCCGACCGGCGCCTGCGCGGGCAGGAAGAGGGCCCAGCGCCCGAAGCCGCGACGGCTGAGGATCAGCGCACCATCGACGCCGTCGCCGCTGCGGTGGATGCACAACGATTCACTGCCGCTGCCGAAGTGGGCGAGCAGTGCGCCGACGAAGCGGCTGTCGAACGCGGGGTGGCCGCCATGCAGGTCGTCGTTGAGGCGGTTCCAGTCTTCGGCAAACTGCGGAAAGGCCTTGCCGGCGAGGTGTATCTCCCAGGTCATGTGGAATTCTGCCGGCGGTTGGAAGCCATCACCGGACGCACGGCCTCGATGATCGATTCGCGCTGTGCGGACCATGACGCCTGCTGGCAGTCCAATAACTGAAGAAGCCGCAGCTGATGATCGATCGCGCTCTCGCAAGCGGCGGCCCCCCGGCTGTCCCAAGGCCCGCCCGGAACGCCACGATGGCTCCGAAGGAGAAAGCTCAACGTTTGCCCATCGGCTGCGCTGCCGAACCCAGGGCATCCCAAACCTGCTCGAGCGTCGCCCGCATCGCGGCAGTGTGATCCTTCGGATAGGCGGCATAGACGGCGATCACCAGTCGACGATCGAAATCGACGTACAGGCTGTTGCCGTAAGGACCGATGATGGCGACCCGGTTCTGGGCTCCGCCAAGGTGGACAAAACCGTAGCGCAGTTCGCTGCCCTTCCGCAGGCCCGCAAGTTCGGAACTCTTCGCTGTTCGCAGCCCTGCCGAGGCGGTCAGGGTTTCGATGAACCAGGATGGGATCCGGCTGCCTCGGCTGTTGTTCCTGGCGTCGATCAGCCACTGTCCCAAACGGGCAAGATCGCGCAGCGAGAGTGCCAAACCGGAGGACAGTTCCGTTCCCTGGGTGTCTGTCAGCCAGAGTGCCGAGGTCTCGGGCCGGAGTCTTCGCAGCACTTCCTCGCAAAAGACCTGCGCCAGCGGCATGCGGTAGCTTTCGGCGATCGCCCAGACCAGGAGGTCGCCTTCGGGCCCGACTCCGCCGAGCACGGGTGCGGGGGAAAGGTCCCTTTCCCAACGGCCTGGCTGATTGAGCCACGCCCGAACCCCTCCGGCGATCGCGCCTGAGTGCCAGCCACCGGCGGCCAGCCAGTCACGGATGTCCTGGGACGACCAATCAAAGTGACTCTCGCCTTCGAGCAGACGCCGGATCGACAGCTTGCGTAGCCCCGTCTGCGCACCAAGGGCTGGTATGTGGCGGATGATCGACCGGTCCGGTGCCAGCCTGCCCTGTGCGACAGCCATTGCGCCCATCAGGGAGAGTAGCGGGCGAGTTCCAGCGAGCAGCAATCGCTGGTCTCTCGCTGCCAGTCCGTTCCAGTAGCGCTCGCCCGAGATCCTCCCGTTGCTCAGCACCACAACACCATCAGCATACAGCCGCGTAGCCAGCAAGAATCCGACATCGCGTTGTTGCTGATCCAGCGGGTCACGTGCCTTGATCTTGTCGAGGTCCAGCGGTCGAGACGCTGGGTGGAGTATCTGTGCTGCGGTCGTCGGCTTGATTCTCAGCAAAGGCATGAAGCTGCCGGCTGACTGCAGGCCGACGCGGAGATTCTCGGGTGCCAGCCAGTTGTCCTGATCGATCCATGGGCCAAGACTCGTTGTATTCCGCGCAACCGACTCGATGACGCACTCCTCTGCCGCATGTAGTGGCAACGCCAGAGGCACCATCAGAGAGAGCACCGTCAGCCAATATTTCATCCTGGATCCTCGGCGAGATTCATGCTCCCACTCTTGCCAAAGCGCATGGCCGTCTCACGAACGACGTCGTTCAGGTTTCTGCGGATGGCCTGACGCCTGCGCAGCCACTTGGCGTCGGAAAGGTCGCTGGCCAGCGAAGCGTCGAGAAGCTCGAGCCATCCGGAACAGCCAAGCGCACGCGCATCCTCGGCCAGCGCGGCGAGCAGTTCACTGGCAACCTGCCGCAGCGGCACCTGCCGCCGGCCGATCGGATCAGAGAGCTGGGCTTCGTAACCATAGCGGCAAGCCTGAAACTTGTTGTAGCGGGCGACGTGCAGATGCCGTGGCGTGTCGAGCACCGGACGGGTCCGCAGGAGGTGACGCACCAAGGCTTGTGCCAGGGCGGCCAGTGCCGCAGCTCGCTCGACGGTCAGTGGCGTGTCACAGACGCGGATTTCCACGGTGCCAAATTCCGGCTTGGGACGGATATCCCAGTAGAGGTCCTTGATACTGCGAGCGATACCGCAGGCCTGCAGAAAGGAAAAGTGCTCCATGAAGTCTTCCCAGTCGCGCAACTCCGGGCATTGCCCGCTCAACGGGAAGGCCGAGACCGCGTTCAGGCGAGCGGACTGGAAGAACGTGTCTTCGCCATCGACGAAGGGCGACGAGGCCGATAGTGCGATGAAAACGGGTACATAGGGTCCCAGGGCTTGCGTCAACCAGATCGCGTCGTCACCCGACGAGCAGCCGACATGGATGTGCTGACCAAAGACGGTGAACTGCTTCGCGAGGTAGCCGTAGCGATGGTAGATCTCGTCGAAGCGGTCACCCGGACAGATCCGGCGCTCCGCCCAGCGATGGAATGGATGCGTGCCGCCACCACAGACGGCGATATGGTTGCGCGCGCACTGATTGACGAGCGCTTGTCGCAGGCCGACCAAATCCGCAGCGATGCCATCGACGAGCGTCTGCGGCAAAGTGCTGATCTCGATCATGCTTTCGGTGATTTCGAGCTTGATCTCACCGAAGCGGCCATCGTAGTCCATGCTGGCAAGCAGATCGGTCGCGCCGCGCGTCAGGTCGAAATCGCGCCCGGAAACCAACTGCAACTCAAGCTCGACCCCCAGGTTCAGCGGTTGGCTCTGCTTGAAATCGGCGATTGGCTGGCTCATGCCACTCCTTCCCTGCTGTTGTCCGCTGGCGCGCTCTCGCCGGCTCGCACCAAGGCGAAACGGCAAAGCGCAGGGCCGGCAAGTTCCATGATCGCGGCCGCGAACAACGGCAAGGACAGCGAGGAACGGCCAATTTCCGGATAGAGTCCGGCGATTTCGTAGGCCATGAAGACGGCTGTTGCAGACAGTGGCTGGATGCCGATTCCCACCAGAACCCGCCTTCCGGCCACGCCAAGGCCGTCGCCCGCCCAGGCGACTGCGGCCACCTTCGCTACTGCCCGAACCAGCAACAGACCAACCGCCTGGAGTCCGATCAGCCAGGTGAAGTCCTGCCAGGGCAGCGATGCGCCGACGACGACGAACAGGATGATGGCCAGCAACCAGTGCCCTTCCGGCAGGTTGGTGTAGCTGAGCGTTCGCTCTTGATCGCTGAACGACAGGATCGCCCCCATCACGAAAAGCGTCAGAAAGACCGGTACCGCCAGCATGCGGGCAGTGCCGACGGCGAGCAAGGCCGTGGCCACGAGGATGAAGACCTGTGCCAGCGAGCGCTTGGGCAACCGGGAGGCGACCAACAGCGCGAGAAGGGCCATCGCCCAGGCGATGATCAACGCACCCACCACGACCCAAAAGGGATGCAGCACGGCATTGAGCCAGTCGTTGCTGTATTCTGCATGGACCACGCCGACGACGACGGCAAAGACGACGAACGACGCCGCAGCGCTCAGGGCAGTGTGGATGACGATTCGTTCGGTGACCTGCCCCTGCGCGCTGGATTCCTCGACGATCAGCAAGACTACTGCCGGAGCGGAGGCCATGGTGACGGCCGCCGCTGCGGCCGCCCATGCCGGTATCAGCCCGACGACTCCCCAAGCGAAGAGGAAGATGGCCGTGAAGGACAGGCTGATCTCGGCAAGCGCCGCCCTGAGCAGCTCGCGGTTCTGACCGAGCCAGCGCAGATCGAGCTGTCGCCCGATCTCGAGCATCAGGAGTCCGAGCGCGGCATCGGCAATCGGTCGTGTCTGTGCCAGCGCTTCGATGCTTATCCAGCCGAGCACCGATGGCCCGAATACCGTCCCAGCCAGCACGTAGCCGATGACCTTCGGCCAGCCCCATCGGGCGCGCAGCCACTCGCCGACCAGCAGACCGATCACCAGCAGCAAGCTGAACAAGGCCAGGGAATCGACTGCATCCGGGAATGGTGGCAGAAAGAACAGACGCTCCTGCAGATCCTCCCAGGCAGCCCTTGCCGGCGACACGATATCGTCGATCATCGGTCCGCTCGACTCACCAGAATCGGCCGCGGGCGGCAGCGAGAAATTCGTCCAGTATCGGTGTGCAGTCCAGCAGATTCTCGCTACCAGGTGGATGGAACTCCGGGTGCCACTGCAGACCCAGAACGTACGGCCTGCCCTGCAGACGGATGGCCTCGATCAGGCCGTCACCGCTGCTGCGCGCTTCGACCCGCAGATCCCGACCCAAAGCCCTGATCGCCTGATGATGTATCGACACCACCTGCCCGCCGGTCTGGCCCGGATAGAGCTTCGCCAAGCCGGAGCTGGTGGCCCACTCGACGGCATGGCTGTGCCGGTCGTAGTCCCCATGCACATGCTCGGCCGCCGTTTCGACCTGTGTCGCGATGTCCTGGTAGAGTGTCCCGCCAAGCGCAACATTGATCAGTTGGGCGCCGCGACAAATGCCGAGGACCGCCTTTCCCTCTTCCATGAATTCGTGGAGAAGCTCCATTTCGTAGGCGTCGCGAACCCGATCGCCAGCCCAATCCGGGTGCAGCGGCTCCTCGCCATAGCTTTGCGGGCTGACATCTGCACCCCCTTGCAGGATCAGGCCATCGAGATATTCAGGGTAGTCCGAAAGGCGGATGCTGCTGCGATGAACGATGGCATCGCCACTGACCGCCGGGATCATGAAGACCATCACGTCACGCGACATCACCCAGTGCGCCACCGATTGTTCGAGATACTGCAGGGACTTCGACTGCAGACCCGTCGCGCCGGCTACCGGATGGTAGATGCGTGCGGAAAGACCAATACGCAGGGGCCGTCTGCTCATCGATCGCCCTCACGGGAAACACGGTTGGCGGCAGGCTGGACGACCGCCGGGTCGAGCGATTGCAGCCGTGTTGCCTCACCGAAGCCGCTGATCGCCGTCTGCGTCGCCAAGGGGCCGAACAGCTGCATCAGGAGGATCGTCGCCAGCAAGGCGCCGCTCAGTCGTGGCTCGAGACCGGCGTGGAGCGTCTGCACGTTGGCAAGGAGAACCAGGGCGACGCTCGACATCGGCTGCAACCCGAGCGACAGGTAGACTGCCGATTCCGTGTTCAAGCGCAGGCGGTGCCGATTCCACAACACGCCAGCGACCTGTCCTGCGGCGCGGGCGATCACCAGCACGAGGGCCTCCAGCCAGTGGGCCATGAGCACGCCAACATCCATGACGGCACCGGCAAGAACGAACGTGACGACGAGAAAGATCCTGGCATCACTGGCAATGCGGATGGCGACGACCTGACTTCCCCGGTCGAGAACCCGCGTCAGACAGCCAAAGATCAGCATTGGCAGCAGGACCGAGATATCGAGGTAGATGGCATTGCCGACACCGATGACGATGACCCCCAGAATCAGCAGGTGCTGATGTTCCGGCCGCCGCTCCAGGAGTCGAGCGCCGAGCAGCACCAGCGCAGTGCACGCGCAACCGAGCAGAACGGCTGTACCGAGTTCCCTGATTGCCGTCGAGGCGCCCGCAAGGCTGCGGACTGGTTCGTCCACATCCAGAAGAGGTATTGAACAGACGACAGCGACGAAGGCCACGCACCCATTGATCGCCACCATCGTGAAAAGCAGACCGGTCTTGTCGCCCTTGGCGCCGACGTCGCTGCAGGTCGCGACCGTGACCGCTGGTGAGGTGGCGAGACAGAGGGCTGCAGCAAAGACTGCCGAAGTGACGGAAAAGTCCAGGACCAGGATAGCCAAAGCGATCGCTGATCCTGTGCTCAGCGAGATCTGTATGCCGGCGCGCAGGCGGCTGCGTCCTTCG
This genomic interval carries:
- a CDS encoding glutamate--cysteine ligase, whose translation is MSQPIADFKQSQPLNLGVELELQLVSGRDFDLTRGATDLLASMDYDGRFGEIKLEITESMIEISTLPQTLVDGIAADLVGLRQALVNQCARNHIAVCGGGTHPFHRWAERRICPGDRFDEIYHRYGYLAKQFTVFGQHIHVGCSSGDDAIWLTQALGPYVPVFIALSASSPFVDGEDTFFQSARLNAVSAFPLSGQCPELRDWEDFMEHFSFLQACGIARSIKDLYWDIRPKPEFGTVEIRVCDTPLTVERAAALAALAQALVRHLLRTRPVLDTPRHLHVARYNKFQACRYGYEAQLSDPIGRRQVPLRQVASELLAALAEDARALGCSGWLELLDASLASDLSDAKWLRRRQAIRRNLNDVVRETAMRFGKSGSMNLAEDPG
- a CDS encoding cation:proton antiporter, with the translated sequence MIDDIVSPARAAWEDLQERLFFLPPFPDAVDSLALFSLLLVIGLLVGEWLRARWGWPKVIGYVLAGTVFGPSVLGWISIEALAQTRPIADAALGLLMLEIGRQLDLRWLGQNRELLRAALAEISLSFTAIFLFAWGVVGLIPAWAAAAAAVTMASAPAVVLLIVEESSAQGQVTERIVIHTALSAAASFVVFAVVVGVVHAEYSNDWLNAVLHPFWVVVGALIIAWAMALLALLVASRLPKRSLAQVFILVATALLAVGTARMLAVPVFLTLFVMGAILSFSDQERTLSYTNLPEGHWLLAIILFVVVGASLPWQDFTWLIGLQAVGLLLVRAVAKVAAVAWAGDGLGVAGRRVLVGIGIQPLSATAVFMAYEIAGLYPEIGRSSLSLPLFAAAIMELAGPALCRFALVRAGESAPADNSREGVA
- a CDS encoding type 1 glutamine amidotransferase; the encoded protein is MSRRPLRIGLSARIYHPVAGATGLQSKSLQYLEQSVAHWVMSRDVMVFMIPAVSGDAIVHRSSIRLSDYPEYLDGLILQGGADVSPQSYGEEPLHPDWAGDRVRDAYEMELLHEFMEEGKAVLGICRGAQLINVALGGTLYQDIATQVETAAEHVHGDYDRHSHAVEWATSSGLAKLYPGQTGGQVVSIHHQAIRALGRDLRVEARSSGDGLIEAIRLQGRPYVLGLQWHPEFHPPGSENLLDCTPILDEFLAAARGRFW
- a CDS encoding cation:proton antiporter, whose translation is MFNSIQIFGMALLGGLGAGELARRALSLPRTTGYVVFGLLVGQSGLGWIAPYDVESNQLFVDLALGLILFELGYQVPPLPISEGRSRLRAGIQISLSTGSAIALAILVLDFSVTSAVFAAALCLATSPAVTVATCSDVGAKGDKTGLLFTMVAINGCVAFVAVVCSIPLLDVDEPVRSLAGASTAIRELGTAVLLGCACTALVLLGARLLERRPEHQHLLILGVIVIGVGNAIYLDISVLLPMLIFGCLTRVLDRGSQVVAIRIASDARIFLVVTFVLAGAVMDVGVLMAHWLEALVLVIARAAGQVAGVLWNRHRLRLNTESAVYLSLGLQPMSSVALVLLANVQTLHAGLEPRLSGALLATILLMQLFGPLATQTAISGFGEATRLQSLDPAVVQPAANRVSREGDR